The Microtus pennsylvanicus isolate mMicPen1 chromosome 18, mMicPen1.hap1, whole genome shotgun sequence region AGATGCtccaaagccgggcggtggtggcgcacgcctttaatcccagcactcgggaggcagaggcaggcagatctctgtgagttcgagaccagcctggtctactagagctagttccaggacaggctccaaaaccagagaaaccctgtctcgaaaaaccaaaaaaaaaaaaaaaaaaaagaagatgctcCAGGGGCTGGGGAGGCGGCTCAGcgattaggagcactggctgctcttccagaggacccgagttgaatacccagcacccacacggcaatTCAAGactgtctataaccccagttccaggggagctgccaccctcacaccaatgcacataaaattaaatgaattatttttaaaaaggaagaaagaaaaggtggtggcacacatctttaatcccagcactcaggaagcagaggcaggcagatctctgggttcgaggccagcctggtctgtggagcaagttccagaacagccaaagacagagaaaccgtgtctcaacaaaccaaaggaaaaagagagagagagagagatgcttctTCTCAGAAAGCATTTTTTCCCATCACTCAGGAAATCACCTTAGCCACATGTGTTTATCTACACAACAGACAACCTTAAATTAAGCCAGTGTGTAACCTCAATGTGTCTGCTGGTTCACACCATCCCCAGACCACCTTGTGAGAACTCACCGGGTGTGCCATTGCTGTTGGTGCTAGGCAGGCTTGGGAGAGGGGGTGGACCCGAGACCGTAGGTCCAGTGCCTAAGGGTGGCTCTTCAGGAGTAGAAGTGTCCTTAGGTCCCGTTAGTGGCGGGTCGTCCAGGGCAGAGATGGCCGAGGAAATGCTTTCCTGCAGGTCTCGGTTCTTGGCCACAGAATCTTCTTcatcagaggagaaagaaggcagtgtctCCAGGTTGCGCTTGAGCTCTTCGTCCAGCCGCTTGCAGGgtgaagggcagcccagccccagcccctcagTCTCTGCAGCCTCTAAGGCGCCCCCCAGGCCAAAAGGACCAGAGGGTGCAGGGTGTGGCACAGTGGGTGCAGTGGGTGGTGGGGGCTGCAGACCTCGGGTGGGCACAGAGGCTGGCACGCTCTTAGGGGGGCTTAGCGGAGGCGTCAGGCCAGCTTGGTAGAGTGGCGGGTGCCGCTTGCCTGACTTGAGAAAGTCAAGGAAGGAGGCCATAAAGCCTGACTTCATCTCCGGCTGCTTCTCTTCTACCTCCTTGATCTTAGCCTCAATTTTCTCCCGGGTCAGGTTGGAATCCAGGCTATTGTGGTCTACACCTGAGACGGCATCGTTGGAAGGCGCTCCCAGACCCTCACCAGCCTTGGGTACAGACAGCTTGATCTAGACATGGGGATAGCAAAGAATCAAGGTCCAGGGGCCCAAGCCACAGGCCTCCTCCCTCAGATCCAGGGATCCACCTTTTATCCTTCTGAGTCTGAGACCCTGGAGTTCCACATCCCACCTCACTCTAGCCCAAGTCCAAATCCTTCGACCAGGCTGTGAGCCCTGGATTTCAATCCATCTGACCTTACTTAAATGGCAGGAGGCCAGGCTAACAGTTCTTTCAGCACCCAGACCTTCCATCATATTCAGGCAAATGGGATCTGAATGCCCGACCCAGCCGTCCATGTACAAGAGTTTAGGACCCGGTCCTCTCATGAGCATCCCATTACAACACTCTATTTCCTGGGGACACCAGGATTCCATCTAGGTAACTGTCTAGTGCTTTTTAACGAGGTAACCCCAACTTCAACGCCTAGGGCACTCTGCCACCTTCAAGCTCAGACAGTCCAGCCCACCCCTCCGAGACCCAATCCCCCTCACCTTAAGTGGTTTCAGGGGCTCCAAACGAGTACTTCCCATTTCCtcagccttcctgcctctgcccctgccccgGCCCCGAGGTTTCTTGGCCCCATCAGTGGTtatggaggctgaggctgggccTGCAATGGCAGGGCCCTCCAGTGGACGAATCCGGGGTCTTCCCCGGGGTCGGGGAGGACCGTCACGCTTTGCCTTGGTGGGCTTGCGGCCTCGGCGCCGAGGGCCATCAGGACCAGGGTTGGGTGGGCAAAAGTCTATATCCCCCAGTGGTGAGAGGGCTGGCCGGGACCGGCAGCTGGACACCAAATCGGGCAGGCGTCTTGGGTTCAGGCGGATGTCTGCGGGCACATCGGCTTTGTCCTCGTCTGCCTCAAATTCATACTCCTGGGCGTACAGTTTCTTGGGTGTCTGGAAGGGGGGGTCACGACGCCGTAGCAGGTGGAATGAAGATGTCTTCAGCAGCTTCTTTGGCTTAGTTGAGCAGAAGATGGGTGAGGTGAGGCCACCCTTGGGCTCggagacaggtggtggtgggggcgggggcggcgGTGGGGGCGCTGACTGGTGGGGCCCACTCTGGATCAGGCCCAGTGGTTCTGCATTGACAGTGGAGGGAAGCTCGGGGGGTTTATTGGGATCCAGACCCAGGCCTGGAGTCTCTGGTCCAGTCCCAGATGCTCGGCCTCCACAGTAGGGTCCATAGGGGTCATAAGCAGTGGGACCAGGGGGTGGACCAGCACCAGTCTTTGGGTCTCCATCATCTTCAGTCTGTCCAGCCTTACCGTAGTCGTCAGCTGCCCCTCCACCAAACATCTCCTCCATGGTGGGGAAAAAGCTCCGCTCCTCATCCTGAAGCAAGGAGTCAGGAAAGCAGATAGATGTGAGGGGGACAAACCGTGGCGCCTTGGTCCCTTGTGGGCTGGGGCTTCGGTAGGCGCCTGCGGGATCCTTGCCCTCTGAGTTCGGTGGTCCGACACCAGTGTCCCCAGGTCCCGGTGGCAATGGTTCCAGAGCCCCTAGCAATTCTTGCATGGCCCCCGGAGGTTCCAGGCTCTCCTCCGGCCTTAAGCGAGGACTTGGGGCTGTGGGCTCCAGGCCATGACTGCGAAGGTGAGCTTCAAGCTGCAGAGGcataggtggtggtggtgggggtggcgGTGGAGGTGGCTGGGGAGCCCCATCCCGGGAGGCTGGCTCAAGGAGGTGGACGCCAACTTTCGGTGCACTGGGTGAGGGGCTTGGGGCATGGCTGAGTACAGAAGGGAGCAGCTGGGGGGGAGGCGGAGGCAGCACCATTGGAAGGTCAGGACCTCCAGCCTCCAAGAGGAGGCCATGGGGTGTGGGCTGGTTTGGCTGGGCCGTgggtggtgggggaggtgggcTCTTCTGCAAGAAGGCTCCCAGCTCCTTGGCTCCTGCTCCATAGTGAACAACTGAGGTGGCTAGTCCCTCAGGGGTTTCACCGCCCCGCTCGGgcccctttttcttctccttcatcctcCCCAGGCCCAGCTCCAGCGCAGCCGTGGCACCCTCGTCCAAGCTGGCACTGGTCCGGATAACACTTTGTAGGTGGTACCTCTGGGGATCTTCCTTGGCCAATTCATACGGCGTGCCCGGCGGTCCTCCAGCACCACCGCTGCCCCCGAGTCCCTTAGAGGCGTCAGCTGGCCCATCCTCGCCCACCAAGCCATCTGCCCCTGAGGTCCGAGGTGGACTGGGTGCCTGAAGGAGGTGctgaatcagaaattcttcatCTTCTGTGCGCTCGGCGGTAGCACCGCCTGGCCCAGCAAGCAGCTCAGAGCCATCTCCTTTTCCCTTGTAGCCACCTGCTCCAGCGGCATAGCTGCTGGCTCCAGGGGGGGCCAGAAACGGAGCTGAAGCTAAGACTGAACTTAAGTATTTGCCAGGGGCTCCTGGAGAGCCAACGCCGGGAGGGCGACCAGCAGCAGGCGGTGACTGGAGGGGTCGGATGATATGAGAAGGGCTGgcctctccaccacctcccagagaACTGGGGCCCCAGCCACCTCCATGGCCAGAGAGAGCTGGTGAGTGGCCAGTACTATAGCTGAGAGAGGGACTGGCTGTGGGGAGCCCCTGTGAATGGGCAGCTGGCCCTGGGTAAGGCTCACCCTGTACTCCGTAGAGCTGGCCTTGGAGCTGGTCTGGAGAGTAACTCTGACAGGTAGCCAGACCAGGAGGTGGGGGACCGCTGGGGGGCTGCGGGGGCCCACCAGAATAGCTAGGGCCTTTACTTAAGTCCTGTGCTTGCCCCCCCCCAAACCCTTGCCCATAGGCCTGGGGTCCCAGAAGCCCTTGAGGCTGACCGGGAGAATATGCCTGGCCCCCAGCccctccagctccagaggcttTTCCAGCAGCATAAGCAGCCGCTGGTCCGCCCAGGCTCTGACACTTGGGTGTAGCGGTAGAGCGAGGTGGTGGAGGCCTGGTGGCACCCCCTGTAGCTGGTCCATAACCCCCCTTACTTGTCTTGTAACCAGGGGACTGGATGATAGGGCGgtacccaccaccaccccctgcccCACCACCCCCAGCAGTCTCCGGGCCTGTGGCCCGGCCAGCTGCTCCAGCTGCGGCTCCACTGGGCCCACCCTTGCTAGGTTCTCCAGCACCTGGAGAAGGTTCCCCACCTCCCAGGGGGCTGCAAGCCAAGCTGGCCCGGTGGCCCATGGAGGGATAGCTGCCTCCGCAGCTCAGATAGTGCTGCAGGGAATGGgctggtggtgggggtggtgggggctGGGCACTGGCTGGCCGCTGGTAGTGTTTGATGACCGTGTCCTGTCGGGGCAGGGCCCGCTCTGGTGGCGGACCTGGGGTGGCACCCGAGAAGTTGTAGAGCTGAGGGGAGGATGGCTCGGTAGCACTGGCAGCAGAAGAAGAAGCCAGCAAATTGAACTGAGTTGGGAGGTGgcggggaggtggaggtggatcTGGGGGACCAGGGCGGTAAGGAGGGGTCTGAGCAGGGCCAAGGCCAGCAGGCCCCAAGACACCACCCCCTGCCAGGCGCTCAAAACCCAATGAAGAGGGCACTGCGGGTGCCTGCGAGGGCTTCAGGTGGAGCACATCATGGGGAGACAGGAGCCCATTAGCAGGAGGACTGAAAGGTGGATCCTGGAGGCTGAGGGATGAGGGCACTGGGAAGGGGCGGCTGCCGAAGGAAGCTGGGTGCTGATAGGCAGAcagggcagaggaagatggaaaggTGCTGGAACCCGGGAGGGCACCAGAGATGAAGAGCTCCGTAGGGCCTGGTGTGTGCATGGCTAGAGATGAAGGAGAAGACCACAGGTCAGAGCGGACCACGAGACAGCCCTTCTCCAGCCCTCTGAGGACTAGCACTAGCTTACCTGTTTGCCAGGAAGGACTTCGGaactgggagaggagagaggaggcggAGGGGCCAGGCTGAGGGCCCCGGGACTCCAGGGCCGAGATGAGGTTCATGACGGAGGCGTCAGGCCCTGCTGAGCCTGCGTGGTGGAGGCCAGTGTCAAAAAGTCCAGAGAGGCCTGGCAAGACACAAGAAGACAGGTCAGCCGGGCTGGGTGGAGACCGGAGGTCAGAGAGAAAGCCCTAAGCATGCTCagttcagaggaaggtgggagagaAGAGCAGACAAGCAAATGGACACAATGCGATGCAACGCagtcctgaggcaggaggatcaggcgTTCAAAGACCACCTGAGTAATTTACTGAGACCCCGGCTCAGAATTAAAGAAAGGGAGGGCCAGAGGGAAGGAAGGTGTTGCTAAGATTACATATGTAAGGctccaggttcgattcccagcaccacagaaacacCCACAAAAAGACAAGAGGCAGAAAACAGGGCAAGAGCCAACTAGGAGAACCAGGGACCAATCTggactggtttaaaaaaaaaaatcgagaGGGAAGGGAACCAATAAGAGGTGTGGGCGGCATGGCCACAGTGGTGGTGGATGAGGTTACTCTAAGAAAAAAAAGGCGGGCCAAAGAATTGGAGCcaatagagaaaaaaagcaacCAAGGAGTCAAAAGCCTCGGGCAAACTCACGGGAAAGAAAGGACTGGGATGGGctagagagaggaggaaaagccTGGAAGAGAAGGTGGGATTTGGGGGCCCCTGATGGATGGCAGCCAATAGGAGTGAAAGGGGCGGGCCCATAAAGGGATTGACGAATCCGGTGTGAAATAAAGCAGGGACCAGCAGCCTCAGAGGTAACCAATCAGAgaagtggtttaaaaaaaaaagagagagagggccaGGACCAAGGGCAAGGCCAATTAGCAGGGGCGGAACTTTTAGCAACCAATCAGGTGTCTTGGAGGGCGGGCCGGCCCCAGCCCTCCCGGATGGGGACCCGTACCTGCCGGGTGGTGGTTGGTGGCATAGCTTTGTAGTGGGTGGGGGGCCGCGTAGGCCTGGCGGTGCAAGATGTCGGTTTCTGGGTGCGAGGTCCGGGAGCTGCCGTAGACCAAGCTGAGAGCAAGGGAGAGATGTAAGAATCTCTTCTCAAGCTACCCTCTGAGAAGAGAGCTGGGGGAACCTCCCACTTGACTAGAGGTGTTACTCCAAGGAACCCTGAGATAACACAAGGGAATCCAGCTGCCCCATGCAGGAAGCACAAAAACGACCCTATTCTTTGGAACCCTTAAGAGTCCCACGTTTGCAAATACAGGCATacagggacagaggaagggggggggggtctacAGTAGCCAGTGAAAGGCGTGGTCCTCCCCTGGCACCCTCCTCAGCCACAACAGAACCAAAGGTCCAACCCTGCAGGGACACATGGACACCCCAAGCCCCGCTGGAACAGCACAGACCCTGATCCAGGCACGCCAGAAGCAGGAGGTAGCTTGTGTTCCAAATGGCaaggggagaaggtggagagggGACAGGACCTAGGGAAAGTCCCAGGTACAAGTACTGACGTGAATTTGGTACATCCCTAGGGGCTGAGGCTCAAGTGCACAGGTTTAGGCAAAGCCAGGTGCATGAACAGACCGGAGCTCAATTcacaaatgggaaagaaaagatcCTGAGTGTGAAGTCCCACTCAAAAAATTTGTACACCCTGGGCTAACCCAAGTGCTAAGGGGGAGGGGCTGAAGGGCAGGTGAACAGTGAGGACGCGCAACACAGATTAAACGGCAAGAGGCAGGTTCGAAGGTGAACATGCGGCTAGCCACGCGTGCAAAGGGACCACGCGAACACAAACGAGGAAAAGATCTGAGTCTACCCCAAATCCATGGCCCTGGACCGGAGGGCAAACAGTGTACCATCATCCAGGATTCTCAGGATTTgcgggaggtggggagaagggggcGTGTCCCTAATCCCAGgacccccccaacacacagaaACCTAGTTTAAGAAGGGGGCGGGGCTCCGTGCCCACTCTGCGCGCGGAATTTCTTGGAGGGGGGGAGGGCCCGAGTGGCCCAGCCTCGCTCAGCCCCGGAACAATAGGACCTGGAAGGGGGTGCGCGCCCCCCAGGTCTGCGAGCTaattctcctttcctcccacctttGCAGTTGCAGAGCCAGGGGCGCCCAGGAGGAGGGGTCAGCAAGCCGGGAATCCAAAAATGAGGGGCAAGTCCAGGCCTTGCATTGCCAATCCTTCCCATCTTCCCAAGGCCTTCCCGGTTCGAATTTGTTTTTGTGCCTTGCCTGCTTCGTTTCTCTTTTGCAAGCCGGAGCTGGCTTTGGCGGAGTTTGCAATTTGCAAACTGGGGCGGCGGCGTTGTTACAAACCCAAAGAAGGCCGCTCCCTTGCAAAAGCCGGAGGGGGAGTTGGCGATGCACGCGTCGCCGGGCGGGCCCCAGGCCCAGGCCCGACAAGAACCCCCCACCTCTTGGCCCGTTTCTCCAGGTCCCCCTCAGCTTCTTACCTAGCTTTCGCTGACCTCTCGTAACTCCATCCCGCCCCGGCGCCGAGTGGGTCCCCGAAGCCGGCGCTGGGGTAGTTCCTGTCCATGAATTGGCCGCGGTGgaaattggggggagggggagggagggggaaaggagggggcGCGCGCGCGCTCTCCTCCGCCGCCGCTCCCTCCGCtgcttttttcctctccctctttttttttttttcttcgcgGCCACCGAAGGTCCGGGAAGGCCCCgggcgggggagggagggggcagggatggAGGGGCGGGCAAAGGAGGGGTGCAGCCGCTGAGCCAAGGAGGGGGGGTTCCCcctggaggagggaaaggggggaggagggacCCCGCTGTCTCCGCCTTTGCCCCGCCGCTTGCAAGAGAGAAGGGGGACGCGCACTCGGGAGGGGGCGTCCCGGACGGCCCCGGAGTAGGTGCAGGCGCTGGGTGCTCGCTCtttcgccgccgccgccgccgcctcctcctcctctgcgcTCACGGTGCAGCCATCTTTGCACAAGgcggctgggggaggggggaggggaaggggggcgGGCGGCGGGGTGTCTGGCTGCGCTCCGCTTCCTCCCACAATCCCGtgcaaatgcaaaaaaaaaagagagacgagagagagagagagagagagagagagagagagagagagagagagagagagagagagagagagagagagagaagcactaGCGGAGCctgggggggggagaaagggagagagagagagagagagaggaacgaGAGAGAGCGAGCACTAGCGGAGCCTGGGGGTGTAGGGCACAGCGCCCGTACAGAAATCCAGCTCCACCGCGCTCAGATGCGCCCAGGAACAGGGTTCAGTTcgtttgcatttttatttttctctaattgtTTCAATTTTGAGTTGgggggtttctttcttttaagtctCTTCCTTTTCAAAGGGTTTTTAGGTAGATAGACGCTCAGCTCAACTTCATTTCCCCGAGTGCAACACAATCCTAACATCCCTTTTACAGCACATAGCAAACGCGCCCTCCACCTTTATGCTGGATTACGAACCGCCCAGGTGCCCAAGTGGAGAAACACACGAAGACGGGGGTGTGCATGGGCCTGGTTCTCTGCGTGTACGCTCCCCACGACACCAGTGGGAGGACAGTCGAGTCATGTCCAAGTTTCTAAAGGAGCCTGCCCACTCCGAGGCAGGGCCGCTGATCAGGAAAGGGGGGGCGAGAGGTAGGGGCACGGACTCCGCAACAGGATGGTCAGGGACGTGCGTGTATCCGTGCGTGGCGGAAACACGTGTGTCATGTAGACCTCGGGTCCGACGACCCTGACTCCCCCACGCACACACTGATGAGGAGTCGAAGAGGCCGAGCGACTTCCGGAATCCGCTGTGAATCAGGGGCACAGATCGGGAGCCCGCGTTCCGGAGCAGGTCTTCAGTGAGGCCTTCTGAGGCTacccggggtgggggtggggagtgtacAGTGCGGAGTCAAACAAGCCCCCTCCACCAAGACCACACCGACCCGCCCTTGGTGCCTCAGCCAATCCTGGATCCTGTAGGCACAAGCCCCACCTTCCTGAAAAGCTGCACTCTTCCAGGCTGGTCCACGCCCCTACAGACAATTGCGTAGGGCCCGCCCTGCCCTGCAAGCCCCGCCCCTTGTAGATTCCCAAAGCACCAAACCCTGCCCTTGGGGACACACCCCTCCCACGCGTGGCCTTTCTCTCCGCACTATACCCCTTGGAGAAGCCCCACCCCGTACCTGGAGTAAGGGGGCGGAGGGGCGTCATGCACACCCGAGGCTGCTAACGCCTGCTCGTAAGTGGGAAGGCCTGGAGGTAAGGGTGGAAACAAGGGCGTCGGGGGAGTCAGGGGACTGATGAGCCCGGTCCTGCGGACAGAAAGAGAGTGGTTAGTATAAAAGCTACCAtggagtttaagagcactggctgctcttgctgaggacccaggctCCTTTCGCAGCACACACATGGCGGCTCagaacaatctgtaactccagtcccagaggatccgaCGTCCTCTTATGACCTCTGATTGTAcgaggcatacatgtggtacatatacatacatgcatgcaaaacacccatacacataaaataaatctttagaagaaatgaaacaaaacctaCATGACCAAGGGGTTACAGACCAAGAGACCGAGGGTGGGAGGggacagaggggaagagagatggcccagaaaaGTGCCTCAAAGGACAGCCCGATGGACATAGACAGGTAGACATGAAAATGAGCCTCGAATGTACACTCTCATCCACAGAAACATGGGAGCACCAAAGTAACAGAACATCAGGTGGACAGACAAGACAAAGTTCAGCAGagccacacagacagaaacacaatTCTGAAACATTTAGTTCCAAAATTTCCCAAATCCACTCTTTTAGCTAAGGTCGCCTAAGCTGGCTTCAAAACTTCCAACAACCCTGCCTGGCCTCCCAAGCATTGGAACTGCATGTGTGAGTCACCCTGCCCAGCTTCCAAAtccattcttttacattttaatagattttttaaagatttatttacttatttattacgcagcgttctgtctgcatgtatgcctgcagaccagaagagggcaccagatctcattgcaaatgattatgagccaccgtgtggttgctgggaattgaacgcaggacctctggaagagcagccgccagtgctctt contains the following coding sequences:
- the Prr12 gene encoding proline-rich protein 12 encodes the protein MDRNYPSAGFGDPLGAGAGWSYERSAKASLVYGSSRTSHPETDILHRQAYAAPHPLQSYATNHHPAGLSGLFDTGLHHAGSAGPDASVMNLISALESRGPQPGPSASSLLSQFRSPSWQTAMHTPGPTELFISGALPGSSTFPSSSALSAYQHPASFGSRPFPVPSSLSLQDPPFSPPANGLLSPHDVLHLKPSQAPAVPSSLGFERLAGGGVLGPAGLGPAQTPPYRPGPPDPPPPPRHLPTQFNLLASSSAASATEPSSPQLYNFSGATPGPPPERALPRQDTVIKHYQRPASAQPPPPPPPAHSLQHYLSCGGSYPSMGHRASLACSPLGGGEPSPGAGEPSKGGPSGAAAGAAGRATGPETAGGGGAGGGGGYRPIIQSPGYKTSKGGYGPATGGATRPPPPRSTATPKCQSLGGPAAAYAAGKASGAGGAGGQAYSPGQPQGLLGPQAYGQGFGGGQAQDLSKGPSYSGGPPQPPSGPPPPGLATCQSYSPDQLQGQLYGVQGEPYPGPAAHSQGLPTASPSLSYSTGHSPALSGHGGGWGPSSLGGGGEASPSHIIRPLQSPPAAGRPPGVGSPGAPGKYLSSVLASAPFLAPPGASSYAAGAGGYKGKGDGSELLAGPGGATAERTEDEEFLIQHLLQAPSPPRTSGADGLVGEDGPADASKGLGGSGGAGGPPGTPYELAKEDPQRYHLQSVIRTSASLDEGATAALELGLGRMKEKKKGPERGGETPEGLATSVVHYGAGAKELGAFLQKSPPPPPPTAQPNQPTPHGLLLEAGGPDLPMVLPPPPPQLLPSVLSHAPSPSPSAPKVGVHLLEPASRDGAPQPPPPPPPPPPPMPLQLEAHLRSHGLEPTAPSPRLRPEESLEPPGAMQELLGALEPLPPGPGDTGVGPPNSEGKDPAGAYRSPSPQGTKAPRFVPLTSICFPDSLLQDEERSFFPTMEEMFGGGAADDYGKAGQTEDDGDPKTGAGPPPGPTAYDPYGPYCGGRASGTGPETPGLGLDPNKPPELPSTVNAEPLGLIQSGPHQSAPPPPPPPPPPPVSEPKGGLTSPIFCSTKPKKLLKTSSFHLLRRRDPPFQTPKKLYAQEYEFEADEDKADVPADIRLNPRRLPDLVSSCRSRPALSPLGDIDFCPPNPGPDGPRRRGRKPTKAKRDGPPRPRGRPRIRPLEGPAIAGPASASITTDGAKKPRGRGRGRGRKAEEMGSTRLEPLKPLKIKLSVPKAGEGLGAPSNDAVSGVDHNSLDSNLTREKIEAKIKEVEEKQPEMKSGFMASFLDFLKSGKRHPPLYQAGLTPPLSPPKSVPASVPTRGLQPPPPTAPTVPHPAPSGPFGLGGALEAAETEGLGLGCPSPCKRLDEELKRNLETLPSFSSDEEDSVAKNRDLQESISSAISALDDPPLTGPKDTSTPEEPPLGTGPTVSGPPPLPSLPSTNSNGTPEPPLLEEKPPPTPPPAPTPQPPPPPPPPPPPVPALPSPTPLVTPVASSPPPPQPPPPPALPSPPPPPPPPPQPAPTAVPPVPPPEEPAAPSPEDPEPPDARPLHLAKKQETAAVCGETDEEAGESGGEGIFRERDEFVIRAEDIPSLKLALQTGREPPPIWRVQKALLQKFTPEIKDGQRQFCATSNYLGYFGDAKNRYQRLYVKFLENVNKKDYVRVCARKPWHRPPLPVRRSGQSKAPTPVGGSSAPPSKAPVTPAKPETPEKATSEKPPELTPEPAVLETPASEKPSPPRPVEKEKEKEKEKEKERVTRGSDRPLRSERAASGRQMRTDRSLAAGQSTTSRLPKTRPTKVKAEPPPKKRKKWLKEAVGNASASGGPGGSSSDSESSPGAPSEDERAVPGRLLKTRAMREMYRSYVEMLVSTALDPDMIQALEDTHDELYLPPMRKIDGLLNEHKKKVLKRLSLSPALQDALHTFPHLQVEQTGEGSPEEGAVRLRPAGEPYNRKTLSKLKRNVVRAQEFKVELEKSGYYTLYHSLHHYKYHTFLRCRDQTLAIEGGAEDLGQEEVVQQCMRNQPWLEQLFDSFSDLLAQAQAHSRCG